One genomic window of Arachis stenosperma cultivar V10309 chromosome 10, arast.V10309.gnm1.PFL2, whole genome shotgun sequence includes the following:
- the LOC130954918 gene encoding CSC1-like protein ERD4 codes for MDLTSFVTSLGTYFGIFMGLMIVYAFLSWRAGNNVVYYPNKILKGLEPLEGINKSRNPFIWMKVALVTSETEVIALSGVDTAVYFVFLSTVLSILVLSAVILLPVLLPVAVTDERVVKESVTSHYNQTVVDELQKLTMGNITEKSNRLWAFFVCCYWFSLVALGLLWKACKHVSWLRAQALMAPNVKPEQFAVVVRDIPAVPLGETTTEEYVHSYFEAIYPETYYKCMIVTDNRKANRIWEELEGYKKQLARAETVFQMSKTNAKPEGTRPTIKTGLLGLCGSKVDSIEYYNDRINETVTKLEAEQKITQSEKQQNAALVFFTSRVVAASAAQSLHAQMVDTWSVSPAAEPRQLIWHNLTIKYFERELRKYLVNAVVALTIVFYMVPISFISAFTTLQNLVELAPFIEPVVRIKALRTVLEAYLPQLALIIFFYLLPKLLLYLSKLEGIPTQSQAVRAASGKYFYFPVVNVFLGVTLGGTLYRTFKLIEDNPKSLLSWLVMSLPDNATFFLTYLALKFFVGYGLELSRLVPLLLYHFKRKYICKTDAERKEAWAPGDLGYETRVSEDMLIVIIVFCYSVIAPLIIPFGVLYFGLGWLILRNQALNVYVPTFESNGRMWPHIHNRILASLILYQVTMLVYFGLQKFYYASLLIPLPILSFIYGFVCAKKFYPAFERPILEVVANSMGEAPDMELIFRSFIPPSLNSEKIDDENFEESISKV; via the exons ATGGACCTTACATCTTTTGTAACATCTCTAGGGACATATTTTGGGATATTCATGGGTCTGATGATAGTGTATGCGTTCCTTTCATGGAGAGCAGGAAACAATGTGGTGTACTACCCCAACAAGATCCTTAAGGGGTTGGAACCATTGGAAGGGATAAACAAGTCACGCAACCCTTTCATTTGGATGAAGGTTGCATTGGTTACCTCCGAGACGGAGGTTATTGCCTTGTCTGGGGTCGACACTGCTGTTTACTTTGTTTTTCTCAGCACTG TGCTGAGTATCCTGGTTTTATCTGCCGTGATTCTGCTACCGGTACTTCTTCCTGTTGCTGTCACCGATGAACGTGTGGTGAAGGAGTCAGTAACAAGTCATTACAATCAGACAGTGGTCGATGAACTTCAAAAGTTGACAATGGGAAACATCACG GAGAAGAGTAATCGGTTGTGGGCATTTTTTGTTTGCTGCTATTGGTTTTCACTTGTTGCATTGGGCCTCTTATGGAAAGCTTGCAAGCATGTGTCATGGCTGAGAGCTCAAGCTCTTATGGCTCCTAATGTGAAGCCTGAACAGTTTGCTGTAGTTGTCAGAGACATACCTGCTGTTCCCCTAGGAGAGACTACTACAGAGGAATATGTCCACTCTTATTTTGAAGCTATCTATCCGGAGACATATTATAAGTGTATGATTGTAACAGATAACAGAAAG GCAAACAGGATTTGGGAGGAGTTAGAAGGATATAAGAAGCAGCTTGCACGTGCTGAAACCGTATTTCAAATGTCAAAAACAAATGCCAAACCGGAAGGAACAAGACCTACTATCAAGACTGGTTTACTTGGACTTTGTGGTAGTAAGGTGGACAGTATAGAATATTACAACGACAGAATTAATGAAACCGTTACAAAGTTGGAAGCGGAGCAGAAGATTACTCAGAGTGAAAAGCAGCAAAATGCTGCTTTGGTGTTCTTCACAAGTAGGGTTGTTGCAGCAAGTGCAGCTCAGAGCTTACATGCTCAAATGGTTGATACATGGTCAGTGTCACCTGCTGCCGAACCCCGTCAACTAATATGGCATAATTTGACAATCAAGTATTTTGAAAGAGAGCTGCGTAAGTACTTGGTGAATGCTGTTGTTGCTCTCACTATAGTCTTTTACATGGTTCCAATTTCATTTATATCTGCCTTCACAACTCTGCAAAATTTGGTGGAACTTGCCCCATTCATAGAGCCAGTAGTGCGTATAAAGGCTTTGAGGACAGTGCTGGAAGCATATCTACCTCAACTTGCATTGATTATTTTCTTTTACCTGTTACCAAAGTTGCTTCTCTATTTGTCTAAATTGGAGGGGATTCCCACACAAAGTCAAGCAGTGAGGGCTGCATCTGGAAAATACTTCTATTTTCCAGTGGTCAATGTGTTCCTTGGAGTTACTCTCGGTGGAACTTTGTACAGAACATTCAAGTTAATTGAGGATAATCCCAAATCACTTCTGTCCTGGCTAGTTATGAGCCTCCCGGACAATGCTACTTTTTTTTTGACCTATTTGGCTCTCAA ATTTTTCGTTGGCTATGGCCTTGAACTGTCCCGGCTAGTTCCTCTTCTTCTATACCATTTTAAGAGAAAGTATATTTGCAAGACCGATGCTGAGCGTAAAGAAGCTTGGGCTCCTGGAGATCTTGGTTATGAGACTAGAGTTTCTGAGGACATGCTCATTGTCATAATTGTCTTCTGTTACTCTGTGATTGCTCCTCTAATAATCCCATTTGGTGTTCTCTATTTCGGCCTAGGATGGCTTATACTACGAAATCAG GCACTCAATGTCTATGTTCCAACATTTGAAAGCAATGGAAGAATGTGGCCCCACATACATAACCGTATACTAGCATCTTTGATACTTTACCAAGTTACCATGCTTGTGTACTTTGGGCTGCAAAAGTTCTACTATGCCTCATTGTTGATTCCACTTCCTATATTGTCGTTCATCTATGGTTTTGTCTGtgcaaaaaaattttatccAGCTTTTGAACGTCCAATACTTGAGGTTGTAGCTAATAGTATGGGAGAAGCTCCTGACATGGAATTGATTTTCAGATCTTTCATTCCACCAAGTTTAAATTCCGAAAAGATTGATGATGAGAACTTTGAAGAATCAATTTCCAAAGTTTAG